AAGGGTAAGAAGATATGGATGGACGGGAAGCTCGTTCCGTGGGACGAAGCCGCGGTGCACGTGCTTACCCATACGCTCCATTACGGTCTCGGGGTGTTCGAGGGCATAAGGTGCTACCTCGGCGAGGACGGGCGCAGCGCGGTCTTAAGGCTCGAAGAGCACACCGAAAGGCTCTTCGCCTCGGCCCGGATAGTCCAGATGGATATACCGTTCACCCCCGGCGAGATAAACTCGGCCGTTAAGGAG
The nucleotide sequence above comes from Thermodesulfobacteriota bacterium. Encoded proteins:
- a CDS encoding branched chain amino acid aminotransferase (catalyzes the transamination of the branched-chain amino acids to their respective alpha-keto acids), whose translation is MDGKLVPWDEAAVHVLTHTLHYGLGVFEGIRCYLGEDGRSAVLRLEEHTERLFASARIVQMDIPFTPGEINSAVKE